In the Polyangiaceae bacterium genome, one interval contains:
- the fusA gene encoding elongation factor G: protein MAHSTEDIRNIALVGHSGAGKTLLADALLAASGAIPARGAIDKGTTVCDFTSAEKQLGHSIDTALCHFTTQGKHVNVIDTPGFPDFLGRALTAIEAVATACVVVSAANGVEPVTQRAMDYAKNRKLCRMVIINKIDHPKADLEGTLQQVRDIFGKECLPINLPAEGGQAVVDCYFQPHGKPTDFSTVEQAHSEIIDQVVEVDDALMALYLEQGEELSPEQLHDPFEKALREGHLIPVCFCSAETGAGIPELLDIIARLVPNPTEGNPPPFLKGDGPDAELVKIVPKTSEHVIAHVFKVAFDSFVGKLGVFRVHQGTVKTGMQLYVGDARKPIKIARLYQLQGKDRIEMTEAVPGDICGVVKIDDIHFDAVLHDSHDEDKFHLKGVNFPPPMLGVAIEPERRGDEQKISEGLHRLTEEDPCVSVQHIASSNETVLYGLGDLHLRVMLDALVERHGVKLKTHPPSIPYRETITAKAEGHHRHKKQTGGAGQFGEVYLRVEPLDRGGGFEFVDEIKGGTIPSHFIPAVEKGVRQVLVDGAIAGYRLQDVRVVVYDGKHHSVDSKEVAFISAGKRAFLDAIKKAHPIVLEPIVRVEITAPNGAIGDVTGDISSRRGRINGSNTLPGGRAQITALVPLAELTEYASHLKGLTGGMGTFTMDLSHYDPVQQKTQEELMQAFKPMDTGD, encoded by the coding sequence ATGGCCCACTCTACGGAAGACATCCGGAACATCGCCCTCGTTGGTCACTCGGGCGCGGGGAAGACGTTGCTTGCCGACGCCTTACTCGCAGCGTCGGGCGCCATTCCCGCCCGCGGCGCCATCGACAAGGGCACGACGGTTTGCGACTTCACCTCGGCCGAGAAGCAACTCGGCCACTCCATCGATACGGCGCTCTGCCACTTCACGACGCAGGGCAAACACGTCAACGTGATCGACACGCCGGGCTTCCCCGACTTTCTCGGCCGGGCTCTGACGGCGATCGAAGCCGTGGCCACTGCGTGTGTCGTGGTGAGCGCGGCGAACGGAGTGGAACCGGTCACGCAGCGCGCAATGGATTACGCGAAGAACCGCAAGCTGTGCCGGATGGTGATCATCAACAAGATCGACCATCCCAAGGCCGACCTGGAGGGCACGCTGCAGCAGGTGCGCGATATCTTTGGCAAGGAGTGCTTGCCCATCAACCTTCCCGCGGAAGGCGGCCAGGCGGTCGTCGACTGCTACTTCCAGCCCCACGGCAAGCCGACGGACTTTTCCACGGTGGAACAAGCGCACTCGGAAATCATCGATCAGGTGGTCGAGGTGGACGACGCGTTGATGGCGCTCTACCTCGAACAAGGCGAAGAACTCAGCCCCGAGCAACTCCACGACCCCTTCGAGAAGGCACTCCGCGAAGGGCACCTCATTCCGGTGTGCTTCTGCTCTGCCGAAACGGGCGCTGGCATTCCCGAGTTGCTCGACATCATTGCGCGCCTCGTGCCGAACCCGACCGAGGGCAACCCTCCGCCCTTCCTCAAAGGAGATGGCCCCGACGCCGAGTTGGTGAAAATCGTACCCAAGACGTCAGAGCACGTCATCGCGCACGTGTTCAAGGTCGCGTTCGACTCGTTCGTCGGCAAGCTGGGTGTGTTCCGCGTGCACCAGGGTACCGTGAAGACCGGCATGCAGCTCTATGTCGGCGACGCGCGCAAGCCGATCAAAATTGCGCGCCTCTACCAACTGCAGGGCAAAGACCGCATCGAGATGACCGAAGCGGTGCCCGGTGACATCTGCGGTGTGGTCAAGATCGACGACATTCACTTCGATGCCGTGCTCCACGACTCTCATGACGAGGACAAGTTCCACCTCAAGGGCGTGAACTTTCCGCCTCCGATGCTAGGGGTGGCCATCGAGCCCGAGCGTCGCGGTGATGAGCAGAAGATCTCCGAGGGCCTGCACCGTCTGACGGAAGAGGACCCCTGCGTGAGCGTGCAGCACATTGCCTCTTCCAACGAAACGGTGCTGTACGGCCTTGGTGACTTGCACCTGCGCGTGATGCTCGACGCTCTGGTCGAACGCCACGGCGTCAAGCTCAAGACCCATCCCCCGAGCATTCCCTACCGCGAGACGATCACCGCCAAGGCGGAGGGACACCATCGTCACAAGAAGCAGACGGGTGGCGCAGGGCAGTTCGGTGAAGTCTACCTGCGCGTGGAGCCGCTGGATCGCGGCGGCGGGTTCGAATTCGTCGACGAAATCAAGGGCGGAACCATTCCCTCCCACTTCATTCCCGCAGTGGAGAAGGGCGTGCGCCAAGTGCTCGTCGACGGCGCCATCGCCGGCTACCGCCTGCAGGACGTGCGCGTAGTCGTTTACGACGGCAAGCACCACTCCGTGGATTCGAAAGAAGTGGCGTTCATCTCCGCCGGCAAGCGTGCCTTCCTGGACGCCATCAAGAAGGCGCACCCGATCGTGCTAGAGCCCATCGTGCGTGTGGAGATCACCGCTCCCAATGGCGCCATCGGTGACGTTACGGGCGACATTTCGTCACGTCGAGGTCGCATCAATGGCAGCAACACGTTGCCTGGTGGGCGAGCGCAGATCACGGCGCTCGTTCCTCTCGCCGAGTTGACGGAATACGCCTCGCATCTCAAGGGGCTGACCGGTGGCATGGGGACGTTCACGATGGATCTCAGCCACTACGATCCAGTCCAACAGAAGACTCAAGAAGAGCTGATGCAAGCCTTCAAGCCCATGGACACGGGCGACTAG